One part of the Terrimicrobium sacchariphilum genome encodes these proteins:
- a CDS encoding acyl carrier protein — MSLPSIMGLAAVLLLSFLLMSSIDRKTKRKLAHLTRDRPSLDDNAFYDLSFADSGIPRDVVAGVRAIFRENIPADLSALGADDDFSGNFQVIWMLDSMSSVEVVVGLEKAFGITIEDSEAERVTSIRKAVELVWSKLPTSTREQSA; from the coding sequence ATGTCTTTACCATCCATCATGGGATTGGCGGCCGTTCTTCTGCTCAGCTTTTTGCTCATGTCGAGCATCGATCGAAAAACGAAACGCAAATTAGCGCACCTCACACGAGACAGACCCTCGCTTGATGATAATGCGTTCTATGACCTGTCCTTCGCTGATTCGGGCATACCACGTGACGTCGTGGCGGGGGTGCGGGCAATTTTTCGGGAAAATATTCCTGCTGATCTCTCTGCTCTGGGTGCGGATGACGACTTTTCAGGAAACTTTCAGGTGATCTGGATGCTGGATTCCATGTCCAGCGTCGAAGTCGTCGTGGGACTGGAGAAGGCTTTCGGCATCACCATTGAGGACAGCGAAGCTGAAAGGGTTACGAGCATCCGCAAAGCCGTTGAACTGGTGTGGAGCAAGCTTCCGACATCGACTCGCGAGCAATCGGCCTGA
- a CDS encoding PH domain-containing protein, which produces MPDSESIYPSKVDAWLAILLITVPLLVIGLGIYLGDLTAMILIPTGLLMALGFAAIAIPCRYTLTEKHLTIQCGILREIIQLQNIRDAVPSSDPLSAPALSLQRVKIKLGNGFRLISPRDRERFIREIKQKIGNI; this is translated from the coding sequence ATGCCCGATTCTGAATCCATCTATCCATCCAAGGTCGATGCGTGGCTTGCCATATTGCTGATTACAGTTCCATTGCTTGTAATTGGCCTTGGCATCTACCTCGGTGACTTGACCGCTATGATTTTGATTCCCACGGGTCTTCTCATGGCTCTCGGTTTTGCAGCCATCGCGATTCCATGTCGATATACGCTGACCGAAAAGCATCTAACTATTCAATGCGGTATACTGCGAGAAATAATCCAATTACAGAATATCAGAGATGCCGTTCCAAGCAGCGACCCATTGAGCGCCCCAGCCCTTTCACTCCAACGCGTAAAGATTAAACTGGGCAATGGTTTTCGACTGATTTCGCCGCGTGATCGCGAACGCTTTATTCGTGAGATTAAACAGAAGATAGGAAATATCTAG
- a CDS encoding alpha/beta fold hydrolase codes for MKSPFRVIGRVLFLLVVVTLLVIGGVLAYFTSWRSDKLAELNEGSEVIKTAWGDVEAVTRGNGPAVLVFHGAPGGYDQALVLANGLDDAGYQIIAPSRPGYLRTPLASGLLPVQQADIMVALLDTLDVSKVTLLGVAEGAPAAIEFALKYPNRVSGLVLVSPVLRRWTAWKKEELPPLASGILNGLTGDVGSWIAVEKAVRDPRSLLNDMEVMTSSGTVDQHARIVDGVLANADQLEWFQRLVASFAPLTPRETGTRNDILQIRNLPDYPYEKITVPVLLLYGALDPRLPADLVESVTKRVPSIEIGTMPVEGSVVWLGPDGDTVRERILAFLKKNAQQ; via the coding sequence ATGAAGTCCCCGTTTCGCGTGATTGGCCGCGTGTTGTTCCTGCTGGTCGTCGTCACCTTGTTGGTGATCGGCGGCGTGCTGGCGTATTTCACGTCGTGGCGGTCGGACAAGCTGGCGGAGCTGAATGAGGGCAGCGAGGTGATCAAGACGGCTTGGGGGGATGTTGAGGCTGTGACGCGCGGGAACGGGCCTGCGGTATTGGTTTTTCACGGAGCACCGGGCGGTTATGATCAGGCGCTGGTTTTGGCCAATGGTCTCGACGATGCGGGATATCAGATCATTGCGCCATCGCGTCCCGGATATCTGCGTACACCGCTCGCCTCGGGATTGCTGCCTGTCCAGCAGGCCGACATCATGGTCGCGCTGCTGGATACGCTGGATGTAAGCAAAGTCACGCTTCTCGGCGTGGCAGAAGGCGCTCCCGCAGCGATCGAGTTTGCCCTGAAGTATCCCAACCGCGTTTCCGGGCTTGTTCTTGTCTCCCCGGTCTTGCGCCGCTGGACGGCTTGGAAGAAGGAGGAACTGCCGCCGCTGGCCTCGGGAATCCTGAACGGCCTCACGGGTGACGTCGGGAGTTGGATCGCGGTGGAAAAGGCGGTGCGCGATCCTCGCAGCCTGCTCAATGACATGGAGGTGATGACCAGCTCCGGCACGGTCGATCAGCATGCCCGTATCGTCGATGGTGTGCTGGCCAACGCGGATCAGCTCGAGTGGTTCCAGAGGCTGGTGGCTTCCTTCGCTCCCTTGACGCCTCGCGAAACCGGCACCCGCAACGACATCCTCCAGATCCGCAACCTGCCGGATTATCCTTACGAGAAAATCACCGTCCCGGTGCTTCTATTGTACGGAGCGCTCGATCCGCGTCTCCCTGCTGATCTGGTCGAGTCCGTGACGAAGCGGGTCCCCTCCATCGAGATTGGCACCATGCCGGTCGAGGGTTCTGTGGTATGGCTCGGGCCGGATGGCGATACGGTGAGGGAGCGCATCCTCGCCTTTCTCAAGAAAAACGCCCAACAGTAA
- a CDS encoding M48 family metallopeptidase has protein sequence MDFFDRQAAAQKRTGLLVFYFILAIVCLIALIVVAVSQIAGIPWNDPQLLGYVTLGTIAVVAIGSLTKIAELAQGGRVVAAMLGGEPVTPNTTDPQEKKLLNVVEEMSLASGVPVPEVYVLNDNTINAFAAGHGPGDTAIGVTRGCIDKLSRDELQGVIAHEFSHILHGDMKLNVRLIGLLNGILCVALIGAFVMRIFAYIRVDDGGSSNDGDRKNGMALTVAVFLIGLAVYIIGYIGVFFGNLIKAAVSRQREFLADASAVQYTRNPDGIAGALWKIGKFESRLSSPHAEEASHLYFGDGLAARTFSFFDTHPPLEDRIRAIAPNFEPPAELDRPPAPSIQRSSAATQPPPLPTQPVTTAETLERTLAGAAALLASVPDFALSNVRDLHGAIAFVYAMLLDERADYREAQLASIGVDDAMRREVMGLYNRRSEIPLPQRLPLIDLVVPTLRQLSPDQYATFRDNVHKLIAADQAVHLFEFALQKTLLRHLDLYFTRQTGASVKYRTIIPLLPSVQTLLSALAYIDHPDPAQRDAAFQAGAQQLMINASSYPMTRVDGCDLNRVDAALDETAQAAPQVKRTILAACREVVKHDGVVDTQQYELLRAIADSLDCPMPPLPPVTE, from the coding sequence ATGGATTTCTTTGATCGTCAGGCTGCCGCCCAGAAAAGGACCGGCTTGCTCGTATTCTATTTCATCCTGGCCATCGTCTGCCTGATCGCGCTGATCGTGGTGGCGGTTTCGCAGATCGCGGGGATTCCGTGGAACGACCCGCAGCTCCTGGGTTACGTCACGCTCGGCACGATCGCCGTGGTGGCCATCGGCAGCCTGACCAAGATCGCCGAGCTCGCGCAGGGCGGGCGGGTCGTGGCCGCGATGCTGGGCGGAGAACCTGTCACTCCCAACACCACCGACCCTCAGGAGAAAAAGCTCCTCAACGTGGTGGAGGAAATGTCGCTGGCCTCCGGGGTTCCGGTGCCCGAGGTCTACGTGCTGAATGACAATACGATCAATGCCTTCGCCGCCGGCCATGGACCGGGCGACACGGCCATCGGTGTGACGCGAGGCTGTATCGACAAACTGAGCCGCGACGAGCTCCAGGGCGTGATCGCCCATGAGTTCAGCCACATCCTGCACGGGGACATGAAGCTCAACGTGCGGCTGATCGGGTTGCTCAATGGCATCCTTTGCGTTGCGCTCATCGGCGCCTTCGTCATGCGCATCTTTGCCTACATCCGCGTGGATGATGGGGGGAGCTCGAATGACGGGGACCGCAAGAACGGCATGGCGCTCACGGTGGCGGTCTTTCTCATCGGGCTGGCTGTCTACATCATCGGCTATATCGGCGTGTTCTTTGGCAACCTCATCAAGGCCGCGGTGAGCAGGCAGCGCGAGTTTCTGGCCGACGCCTCGGCGGTGCAATACACTCGCAATCCGGATGGCATCGCGGGAGCCTTGTGGAAGATCGGGAAATTCGAGTCCCGGCTGTCGAGTCCGCACGCGGAGGAGGCGAGCCACCTGTACTTTGGCGATGGATTGGCGGCGAGGACGTTCAGCTTCTTTGACACGCATCCGCCGCTGGAGGACCGCATCCGCGCCATCGCGCCGAATTTCGAGCCGCCCGCCGAGCTCGACAGGCCGCCGGCCCCGAGCATCCAGCGTTCGTCCGCCGCTACTCAACCTCCACCGCTGCCCACGCAGCCCGTCACCACGGCGGAAACTCTGGAGCGTACTCTCGCCGGCGCTGCTGCCCTTCTCGCCAGCGTGCCGGACTTTGCCCTCTCCAATGTGCGCGATCTGCACGGAGCCATTGCCTTTGTCTACGCCATGCTGCTCGATGAGAGGGCGGATTACCGCGAGGCGCAGCTTGCCAGCATCGGGGTGGACGACGCCATGCGCCGCGAGGTTATGGGGCTCTACAACCGCCGGAGCGAAATCCCGCTCCCGCAGCGTCTCCCGCTCATCGACCTCGTCGTGCCGACACTGCGCCAGCTTTCGCCGGATCAGTACGCGACCTTCCGCGACAATGTCCACAAGCTCATCGCCGCCGATCAGGCGGTGCATCTCTTTGAGTTCGCCCTGCAAAAGACCCTCCTGCGCCACCTTGATCTGTACTTCACCCGCCAGACCGGCGCGTCGGTGAAATACCGCACGATCATTCCGCTCCTGCCCTCGGTGCAGACGCTGCTTTCCGCACTGGCCTACATCGACCACCCGGACCCGGCGCAGCGCGATGCGGCCTTCCAGGCCGGTGCGCAGCAGCTCATGATCAATGCCTCATCCTATCCCATGACACGGGTGGACGGCTGCGACCTCAACCGCGTCGACGCCGCCCTCGACGAGACCGCCCAGGCCGCGCCGCAGGTGAAGCGCACGATCCTCGCCGCTTGCCGCGAGGTGGTGAAGCACGATGGAGTCGTCGATACCCAGCAATACGAACTCCTGCGCGCGATCGCGGACTCCCTCGACTGCCCGATGCCCCCGCTCCCGCCCGTCACGGAATGA
- a CDS encoding class I SAM-dependent methyltransferase — translation MIWTPPEYVAELEGEGTTVCRIASAEGLRIERFGPGAIISHREREVRPELIDRLDAWTTRAGIALDRIYERQLVIGPGETDKPRPLRGDELDSVLTVQELGLRYEVDFLAGYSCGLFIDQRQNRKYLLGLRPRRVLNTFSYTCAFSIAAASVGAETLSVDLAKIALARGRRNLELNGIAPEGHRFIADDVLDVLPRLIRRGEKYDAIILDPPTFARGAKGRPFRVERDMEKLLSLALEVGTPGGWILLSTNASELQVRDLRSMARRQGCDRFHEEALPNDLTHGPVSTTVWVQIP, via the coding sequence ATGATCTGGACGCCGCCCGAGTACGTCGCCGAGCTGGAGGGAGAGGGGACCACGGTTTGCCGCATTGCCTCCGCCGAGGGGCTGCGCATTGAGCGCTTCGGCCCCGGGGCGATCATCTCCCATCGGGAACGCGAGGTGCGGCCCGAGCTGATCGACCGCCTTGATGCCTGGACGACACGCGCGGGTATCGCCCTCGACCGCATTTACGAGCGCCAGCTCGTCATCGGCCCCGGCGAAACCGACAAGCCGCGTCCGCTGCGGGGCGACGAGCTGGATTCCGTGCTGACGGTGCAGGAGCTCGGGCTGCGCTACGAGGTGGACTTCCTCGCGGGCTACTCGTGCGGGCTCTTCATCGACCAACGGCAGAACCGGAAGTATCTCCTCGGCCTGCGCCCACGCCGCGTGCTCAATACCTTTTCCTACACCTGCGCCTTTTCCATCGCCGCCGCCAGCGTCGGAGCAGAGACGCTTAGTGTTGACCTTGCCAAGATCGCCCTCGCGCGCGGTCGGCGCAATTTGGAGCTCAATGGCATCGCGCCGGAGGGGCATCGCTTTATTGCCGACGATGTGCTCGATGTCCTGCCCCGGCTGATTCGTCGCGGGGAGAAATACGATGCCATTATCCTCGATCCGCCGACCTTTGCCCGGGGAGCGAAGGGACGCCCCTTCCGTGTCGAGCGGGATATGGAAAAGCTCCTCTCCCTCGCGCTGGAGGTGGGAACCCCGGGGGGCTGGATTTTGCTCTCCACGAATGCCTCGGAATTGCAGGTCCGCGACCTCCGCAGCATGGCGCGGCGGCAGGGTTGCGACCGCTTTCACGAGGAGGCATTGCCGAACGACCTGACCCATGGTCCGGTCTCCACGACGGTGTGGGTGCAGATTCCCTGA
- a CDS encoding ABC transporter permease produces the protein MPAETQEEASYRQEGGVVHLSGRLDAEGSAQLWRTIFQRSRKKRDAVMSIDASGLTYCDGAGIALLFALSRQTKASIDNLAPEFQKLLDQFSSDSFDRPVDPPRKISAIEKLGMGGAEFGRDLYEQVVFLGRMSVVSVQTLFRPSLVRWGDMWRVFEKAGVNAVGIVGMIGFLMGLIMAFQSAIPLKQFGVDIFVINLVALAMFRELGAIMTAILLAGRSGSAFAAEIGTMKVNEELNALKTMGIDDARFLVAPRMIAGIIATPLLSIYANLMGLLGGFIVMMSFGFPFAALYRQVTANVEINDILSGLIKSVIFGVLVAGIGCLRGLQTKSGATAVGDSTTRAVVSGIVLIVITDAIFAVIFYVLNF, from the coding sequence ATGCCCGCCGAGACCCAGGAAGAAGCCAGCTACCGCCAGGAAGGTGGCGTCGTGCATCTTTCCGGTCGTCTCGATGCGGAAGGCTCGGCCCAGCTCTGGCGCACGATCTTTCAGCGCTCCCGCAAAAAGCGCGACGCGGTGATGTCGATCGACGCCTCGGGGTTGACGTATTGCGACGGGGCGGGCATTGCGCTGCTCTTTGCCCTTTCGCGCCAGACCAAGGCCTCCATCGACAATCTCGCCCCGGAGTTTCAGAAGCTCCTCGACCAGTTTTCCTCCGACAGCTTTGACCGGCCTGTCGACCCGCCGCGCAAGATCTCGGCGATCGAGAAGCTCGGGATGGGAGGGGCGGAGTTTGGCCGCGATCTTTACGAACAAGTCGTCTTTCTCGGGCGCATGTCGGTCGTTTCCGTACAGACGCTTTTCCGGCCCTCGCTCGTTCGGTGGGGTGACATGTGGCGTGTTTTCGAAAAGGCTGGGGTCAATGCCGTGGGCATCGTCGGAATGATTGGCTTTCTCATGGGGCTGATCATGGCGTTCCAATCCGCCATCCCGCTCAAGCAATTCGGCGTCGATATTTTCGTGATTAACCTCGTCGCGCTGGCGATGTTCCGTGAGCTGGGTGCGATCATGACGGCGATCCTGCTGGCCGGGCGCTCCGGCTCGGCCTTTGCCGCCGAGATCGGCACGATGAAGGTCAACGAGGAACTCAATGCCCTCAAGACGATGGGCATCGACGATGCGCGCTTCCTCGTCGCGCCGCGCATGATCGCAGGCATCATTGCCACGCCACTGCTGAGCATTTACGCGAATCTCATGGGCCTCCTCGGCGGCTTCATCGTCATGATGTCCTTCGGTTTTCCCTTCGCCGCCCTGTACCGCCAGGTGACAGCCAATGTGGAGATCAACGACATCCTCTCCGGGTTGATCAAATCGGTGATCTTCGGCGTTCTCGTGGCGGGCATCGGATGTCTGCGGGGATTGCAGACCAAGTCGGGCGCAACCGCCGTGGGTGACTCGACGACACGCGCCGTGGTGAGCGGCATCGTCCTCATCGTGATCACCGACGCGATCTTTGCGGTGATCTTCTACGTGCTGAATTTCTGA
- a CDS encoding ABC transporter ATP-binding protein, with amino-acid sequence MSDAIIEVKDLTAGYEDNVILEGVSFDVQRSEIVVILGGSGCGKSTLLKHMIGLYHPPKGDVLINGKSIVNAEGEELQSILRSIGITYQSGALFGSLTLSENVRLPLEEFTDLPSDAMALIAKMKLSLVGLEAFTRSLPSEVSGGMQKRAAIARAMALDPQVLFLDEPSAGLDPITSAELDQLILRLNESLGITFVIVTHELPSIYTVADRVVMLDKEIKGIAEIGSPEELRDKSQHEWIREFMKREVHPT; translated from the coding sequence ATGAGTGACGCGATCATCGAAGTCAAAGACCTCACCGCCGGCTACGAGGACAATGTCATCCTCGAGGGCGTGTCGTTCGACGTCCAGAGGTCGGAGATCGTCGTCATCCTCGGCGGCTCAGGTTGCGGCAAGAGCACGCTCCTCAAGCACATGATCGGCCTCTATCATCCGCCAAAGGGTGACGTGCTGATCAATGGCAAGAGCATCGTCAATGCCGAGGGCGAGGAATTACAATCCATTCTGCGATCCATCGGCATCACCTATCAAAGCGGGGCGCTCTTTGGTTCGCTCACCTTGTCGGAAAACGTCCGCCTGCCCCTGGAGGAGTTTACCGATCTGCCCTCGGATGCGATGGCCCTGATCGCAAAGATGAAACTCAGCCTCGTCGGGCTGGAGGCTTTCACCCGCAGCCTGCCTTCGGAGGTCAGCGGCGGCATGCAGAAGCGCGCCGCCATCGCCCGAGCCATGGCGCTCGACCCTCAGGTGCTTTTCCTCGACGAACCCTCGGCAGGCCTCGATCCCATCACCTCGGCGGAACTCGACCAGCTCATCCTGCGGCTCAACGAGAGCCTCGGCATCACCTTTGTGATCGTGACGCACGAACTGCCCAGCATTTACACCGTGGCCGACCGCGTGGTGATGCTGGACAAGGAGATCAAGGGAATCGCCGAGATCGGGTCGCCCGAGGAGTTGCGCGACAAGTCACAGCACGAGTGGATTCGTGAGTTCATGAAGCGGGAAGTCCATCCCACCTAG
- a CDS encoding MlaD family protein, translating into MPKPANYFRIGIFILLAIAILVVGLVVFGAGQFFKRKITFETYEKGTVQGIDVGSPVKFRGVQIGQVSWLGFSFNTYPQKDMSNKENYVIIRMEVDKEIFPGMFHENLQPVLEKGISRGMRVRIEPLGITGLNYLEINYVDDPSQYPLLPFHWTPEFYYIPSAPGELTDILDSMNKIMRDVEQLNLGEIQNGLKDLLQNLNKALTDAQIDQVSQNLQKLLTQIDQAIQEAKLGDLSADARSLMSGLEESNKELQKVLSNLKPEDIRSTLRSLSATMDNLEDFSSSIKQRPSSLLWGSPPKPEPASTPTPRKRSR; encoded by the coding sequence ATGCCCAAACCAGCCAACTATTTTCGGATCGGTATCTTCATTCTCCTAGCCATCGCCATTCTGGTCGTGGGCCTGGTGGTGTTCGGCGCCGGTCAGTTTTTCAAGCGCAAGATCACCTTCGAGACCTATGAGAAGGGGACCGTGCAGGGCATCGATGTCGGCTCTCCGGTGAAGTTTCGCGGTGTCCAGATCGGGCAGGTGAGCTGGCTCGGCTTCAGCTTCAATACCTATCCGCAGAAGGACATGAGTAATAAGGAGAACTATGTCATCATCCGTATGGAGGTCGACAAGGAGATCTTCCCGGGCATGTTTCATGAAAATCTCCAGCCCGTCCTCGAAAAAGGGATCTCCCGGGGCATGCGCGTTCGCATTGAGCCGCTGGGCATTACCGGGCTGAATTACCTCGAGATCAACTACGTCGACGATCCGAGCCAGTATCCCCTCCTGCCTTTCCACTGGACGCCCGAGTTCTACTACATCCCGTCCGCTCCGGGCGAACTGACCGACATCCTCGACTCGATGAACAAGATCATGCGCGATGTCGAGCAACTCAACCTGGGCGAAATCCAGAATGGTCTCAAGGATCTCCTGCAGAACCTGAACAAGGCGCTCACCGACGCGCAGATTGATCAGGTGAGCCAGAACCTTCAGAAGCTCCTTACCCAGATCGATCAGGCCATCCAGGAGGCAAAGCTCGGTGACCTGAGCGCCGATGCTCGCTCCCTGATGAGTGGGCTGGAGGAATCCAATAAGGAGCTGCAGAAGGTTCTCTCCAATCTCAAGCCCGAGGATATCCGCTCCACCCTGAGAAGCCTCTCAGCCACGATGGACAATTTGGAGGACTTTTCCTCCTCGATAAAACAGCGCCCGTCCTCGCTGCTCTGGGGTAGCCCGCCGAAGCCGGAACCTGCATCCACTCCGACTCCCCGCAAGCGGAGCCGCTAG